TTGCCTGTGGTTGTCCTGGCTTTCGCCATCTTCACCTTCGTGATGTCGGCGGCGTCGAACCTCGCGCAGGTCTACCCCGCCGAGCTCTACCCCACCAGGATGCGCGCTGCCGGTGTCGGACTTCTCAACGGGGCCAGCCGCATCGGATCTGCTGCCGGCACCTTCATTCTCCCCGTCACCCTCTCCTCCTTCGGTGTCACCGCCTCGATGCTCGGTTTGGTGGGCGTCCTCGTGATCGGTGCGATTTCAGCCGTACTGTTGGCGCCGGAGACGTCCCGTCTCTCCACCGAGGAACTCGGCTGACTTCACGGCCGCGCTCCACACACGAGCATTAACCACTGCAATGAAGCCTCGAAGTCGCCCCCCGTGGGGCGGCTTCGAGGCTTCAGCGTTCTTCTGCACCGCAGTTTCCCGCAACGGGGTTCGTCGTTTCGCGTCGGTCAACGAGACCGGGCACGTCCGTCCGTGACCTGATGGTCGGGTGATCGGAGCACGATCCCGCATCCGACGGCAAGGAGGGCGACGATGCCGAAGAACACGACGCCCGCGGACGTGAGCCCTACGTGGTCGCCGAGCCAGCCGACGCCGAGGATGGGCACGGCACTCGCGAGGTAGCCGCACGCGAAGTATCCCGCGATGATCTCGGCCGACCGGTGCGGTGGCACCGCCGCATGCAGTGCCGTCAGACTGCTCGACGTGGTCAGCCCGTGTCCGACACCGAGAGCCACTGTCGCACCGAGGAATCCAACGATGGATGCGCCGACGACGGCCGCGGTAGCGGCGACCGCGCCTGTCACGAGACAGGCCAGTCCTGTGCGCTCGATCGTGGCGTGCCCGCGACTGTGTGTGAAGCTCTGGCCGACGGCAGAGGTTGCCGGCAGAATCGACACCGCGAGCGACGCGATCAGAGTGCCGGACGCGAGGTTCTGCTGCATCAGGGTCGGTACGAGTGCGAGGTAGTACCCGTTGAGGGCGTAGGCAGCACAGCGTCGCAGTGGGCAGCGCAACCCGTTGGCGTGCAAGAGGTTCCGTGGATGACTGCGAGGGTGACGCGGTGCGAACCCGTGCGGGTCCCGGATGGGTTGCGAACAACAGCAACGCGGCGATCGGAAGCGGAAGATAGAGCCAGTACGCGGTGTGGGCCGGGTCCGGCAGCCATGCGATCGCGGCCTGGGTGAGCAGTGGTCCGGACGCGAGGCCGGTGGCGATACTCGCCGACGAGACCACCGCGGCCTGCCGGGCGGGGAGGGCGTCCTTCAGCATCGCGGTCAACGTTCCGGTGCACAGGCCGACGCTCACGCCACTCAGTACCCGCGCGAAGCCGATCGTCGTCACACTGCCCGCGGTGGCGAACAGGACGGTCGCGGCGATCGACAGCATCGCCGCGGTGACGGGAGTTCGCCAGTGGGGATCGCACACGGCCGGATCTTGGCCGTCGCGGAGGAGCGTTTCTACCGCGACGGCATAGGCGCGACCGGCATCAACACGCTGACCGACGAGGCCGGCGTGGCTCGGATGTCGCTGTACAAGAACTTCGCGTCCAAGGACGACTTGATCGCCGAGTACCTCCAACACCGGTTCGACACGTGGCGGGCCCTCTACGATGCGCGCCGTGCCGCCGCGGAAACGCCCGCGGACATCCCCGCGAGCGTCCCGCGTTCCTACCTCGACCACGTGGAGGCGATCGGTGCCGACTTCCGGGGATGTGGCCTCCTGAACGCAGCCGCGGAACTGCACAGTCGCCCGGAGCTCTATGCGAGCATCCTCGCCCGTAAGGCCGAGGTGACGGAACTGCTCCGGGCCGATCTCGCCGAGTCCGGGGTCCACGACCCCGATCAGCTGACCGAGATCGCTTTCCTGCTCCTCGAAGGTGCGGTGGTCCATGACGGGCTGCACGGTCGCGTGGACCACCTCGACCGGGTCGTCCGGCACATCGACACGCTCGTCGCCCAGGCGCTGGCCGACACCGCGTGAGCGGTCAGTGCACCCCGCGCATGAGCTTGCGGATCCACGGTGACATCACCGCGATCAGGACGCCGATGCCGATCGAGGCCAGGCCGATGGTCGCGAAGTACGGCACCTCGTTGTCGGAGCTGTAGTAGCCCGACAGCGTGCCCGCGAGGCTCGAGCCGAGCGCGATCGACAGGAAGAACAGCGCGACCATCTGGGTGTGGAAGGCGGCGGGCGCGAGCTTGGTCGACAGTGACAGACCCACCGGCGACAGCAGCAGTTCGGCGAACGTGAACATCAGCAGGATGCCGGCGAGTCCGAGCAGCGGGGCGCTGTTGGCACCGCCGCCGGACATCGGGATGAAGCAGAGGAACGCGAGGCCCATGATGCCGGTGCCGAGCGCGAACTTGATCGGCGACGACGGCTGGCGCTTGCCGAGCTTCGTCCACGCGGCCGCGAACACGCCGGCGAAGATGATGATGAACACCGGGTTGATCGACTGCACCCACGTGGGCGGGAAGTCCCATCCGAACAGGTTGCGGTCCAGGCGCTCGTCGGCGTAGATCGCGACCGTCGTGAACTGCTGCTGGAACAGCGACCAGAAGACGGCGCTCGCGATGAACATCGGGATGAACGCGATTACCCGGCTGCGCTCCTGCGCGGTGATCCGGCGGCTGGTGAGGATGACCGCGAAGTAGGCGATCGCGGCGATGAGCGTGAGCGTGACGACGATCGTGGACAGATGGTCGGTCGTGATCACCCCGGTCAGTGCCAGCGCGGCGACCACGACGACCGCGACGACGGCCAACACCACCATGCGCGGCCGGTCGGCGGCCGGCAGTGGATTGGGAACACGTGAGCCGATCCCGTTGAGGCGGCGTCGGCCCAGGGTGTACTGGATCAGGCCTAGCGCCATACCGACCGCGGCCAGCGCGAAGCCCACGTGGAAGCCCCAGTTCTTCTGCGCCCACCCCGTCAGCAGCGGACCGAGCAGGCCGCCCAGGTTGATGCCCATGTAGAAGATCGAGAACCCGGCGTCGCGTCGCTGGTCGTCCGGTGCGTAGAGGTCACCGACCAGCGAGGTGGCGTTCGCCTTCAACCCCCCGCTGCCGAGCGCGATCATGATCAGACCGACGCCCACCCCGGCCAGACCCGGAAGTAGCGCGAGGCAGATGTGGCCCAGCATGACCAGGCACGCGCTGTAGAAGAGGGTGCGTTCGGAACCGAGCAGCCGGTCCGCGACCCACGCGCCGACGATGGTCGACAGGTAGACGGTGCCGCCGTACGCGCCGAGGATGCTCGTGGCGGCCGCAATGTCCAGGCCGAGTCCGCCCTGCTCGGCGGTGTAGTACAGGTAGTACAGCAGGATGCCCTGCATGCCGTAGAACGAGAAGCGTTCCCACATCTCCACCCCGAACAGGTTCGCCAGCACGAACGGCTGCCCGAAGAAGCCGCGGTCGGAAGGGGTGGTAGAGGGCAGTTGTTCGACTCGCGAACTCATGGGTACTCCGGGGACTGTCGTGTCGTGCAGGCAGCAGGCAGCGGCCCGCTGCAGGTGTAGCGATAAGGAGTGGGAAGGTCAGGCGAGAGGCCGACGCGACCGCCGGGTCTGATACAACGCCCGCCATCCGATGAGGAACAGGGCGAGGAACGACGCCGCGACCAGGATAAAGGAGAACGCGGTGCCCTGGCCCACCAGCACCCGGATCAGCATTCCGAACACCAACGTCGAGGCCCACACGACGACACCCGTCGGGACCGTCAGACGCGGATCGAACTTGTCGCGGTAGAGCGCGAGTGTGACGAGCCAACCCGCGGCGAGACCGAAGAGGAACGGCCACGCCGTGGTCAGCAGACCTACGATGCTGTTTGCCTCTTCGTGGCTGCTCCTGCCGGCCGCGGCGAAGGCGAGCACGAGCAGAACGTCGATCACTGCGGCGGGGAGGTACTTCTTCACGACGACCACCCTATGCCGCTCCCCGGCGCGGGATGGCGGACCCGGGGCCGAGGCACGCCGATGCCCCCGCCGATCCGGGCAACCGGGGCAGGGGCGGTAGACGCGTCGGATCAGTCCCGGACGAGCGGCATGATCGTGCGTACCCGGGCGTCGCGCAGGTACAGCCCGCCCCACACGAAGATGCCGACGTACACCGGGGACAGGATCGTCGACAGCAGCGGCTGCTCGGTGAGGATGTTGCACGCGACCGCCCCGCCGAGGTAACCGGTGAGCAGCACCGCACCGAGGATCGACGTGACCGGCACCAGGTACAGCGCCAGGCACGCGAGCATCACCACACCCATGATGTAGGGCGCGTACTCGGGGAAGCCGTACTCGGTCATCGAGTCGCGGACCGGCTGGATGTTCGCGAGGTGGATGCCGGCGTCGAACAGCAGGAAGGCCACCACCAGGCCGGTGACGACGAGCCCGACGCGGCGGGCCCGCGGCGACACGGTGGCGGCGGTCGGGTTGGTGAGGGTGTGGGGGACTGCGGTGGTCATGGTGCGCTCCGTTCCTCTGGCCGCTCCGCACCCGATGCGCGGAGCCTTTGCCGTACAGACCGGTCCTCCGCTCGAAACTCATCGTCCGCATCGTCGAAGTGCCGAATCCGCCTCCGGGCCGCGCGCGCCTTCGATACCCTCCGCGCAACCGTGTCCCGATCTGCCTGTCAGAGAGGCCCCGACATGACGTTCGAGATGTCCCGACGCCGGTTCATGACAATCGGTGCCGGTGCCGTGGGAGTCGCCGCCGTCGGATCGCTGCTGCCGCCGTCGCTGCAGGCCGCGCTCGCCTCCCCGGTGCCGCCGGGTGGACTGGACTCGATCGAACACGTCGTGCTGCTCATGCAGGAGAACCGCGCCTTCGACCACTACTTCGGGACGCTCCGCGGCGTGCGGGGATTCGGCGACCCCAACGCGCTGACGCTGCGCACCGGCCGGACCGTGTACGAGCAGCCGGACCGGGAATCGGTCATCGTGCCGTACCCGATCCGAGACGCGGCGGAGGCGCAGCGGATGGACCGGCA
This genomic stretch from Prescottella soli harbors:
- a CDS encoding MFS transporter, whose amino-acid sequence is MHANGLRCPLRRCAAYALNGYYLALVPTLMQQNLASGTLIASLAVSILPATSAVGQSFTHSRGHATIERTGLACLVTGAVAATAAVVGASIVGFLGATVALGVGHGLTTSSSLTALHAAVPPHRSAEIIAGYFACGYLASAVPILGVGWLGDHVGLTSAGVVFFGIVALLAVGCGIVLRSPDHQVTDGRARSR
- a CDS encoding TetR/AcrR family transcriptional regulator produces the protein MGIAHGRILAVAEERFYRDGIGATGINTLTDEAGVARMSLYKNFASKDDLIAEYLQHRFDTWRALYDARRAAAETPADIPASVPRSYLDHVEAIGADFRGCGLLNAAAELHSRPELYASILARKAEVTELLRADLAESGVHDPDQLTEIAFLLLEGAVVHDGLHGRVDHLDRVVRHIDTLVAQALADTA
- a CDS encoding peptide MFS transporter, which codes for MSSRVEQLPSTTPSDRGFFGQPFVLANLFGVEMWERFSFYGMQGILLYYLYYTAEQGGLGLDIAAATSILGAYGGTVYLSTIVGAWVADRLLGSERTLFYSACLVMLGHICLALLPGLAGVGVGLIMIALGSGGLKANATSLVGDLYAPDDQRRDAGFSIFYMGINLGGLLGPLLTGWAQKNWGFHVGFALAAVGMALGLIQYTLGRRRLNGIGSRVPNPLPAADRPRMVVLAVVAVVVVAALALTGVITTDHLSTIVVTLTLIAAIAYFAVILTSRRITAQERSRVIAFIPMFIASAVFWSLFQQQFTTVAIYADERLDRNLFGWDFPPTWVQSINPVFIIIFAGVFAAAWTKLGKRQPSSPIKFALGTGIMGLAFLCFIPMSGGGANSAPLLGLAGILLMFTFAELLLSPVGLSLSTKLAPAAFHTQMVALFFLSIALGSSLAGTLSGYYSSDNEVPYFATIGLASIGIGVLIAVMSPWIRKLMRGVH
- a CDS encoding DUF3054 domain-containing protein, which gives rise to MKKYLPAAVIDVLLVLAFAAAGRSSHEEANSIVGLLTTAWPFLFGLAAGWLVTLALYRDKFDPRLTVPTGVVVWASTLVFGMLIRVLVGQGTAFSFILVAASFLALFLIGWRALYQTRRSRRPLA
- a CDS encoding DoxX family protein; amino-acid sequence: MTTAVPHTLTNPTAATVSPRARRVGLVVTGLVVAFLLFDAGIHLANIQPVRDSMTEYGFPEYAPYIMGVVMLACLALYLVPVTSILGAVLLTGYLGGAVACNILTEQPLLSTILSPVYVGIFVWGGLYLRDARVRTIMPLVRD